One stretch of Prunus persica cultivar Lovell chromosome G1, Prunus_persica_NCBIv2, whole genome shotgun sequence DNA includes these proteins:
- the LOC18793699 gene encoding uncharacterized protein LOC18793699, protein MKQNDPPTRITIPSTTATPTVFRKDTSPSSSSSSSPSSKGRSFLDKTRYKFWVLAAILLLAFWSMFTGSVTLKWSAGNLTRLSDDLDLPSFDDLDILEVEEREKVVRHMWDLYTQSSRSSSNRLPRFWQEAFEAAYEHLSSDVAPVRDAAVLEIAKMSIRSIILDPFPLQLHSASNRELKKRSKKEEESNKVAAAVASS, encoded by the exons ATGAAACAGAACGATCCACCGACACGCATAACAATCCCATCAACCACAGCTACACCAACGGTCTTCAGGAAGGACACctcaccttcttcttcttcttcttcttctccatcatcCAAAGGCAGAAGCTTTTTGGACAAGACTCGCTACAAGTTCTGGGTTTTAGCTGCGATTCTCCTGCTGGCTTTCTGGTCCATGTTCACCGGATCCGTTACCCTCAAGTGGTCCGCCGGCAACTTAACTCGCCTCTCCGACGACTTGGACCTTCCATCCTTCGACGATCTCGATATTCTG gaggtggaggagagagagaaggtggTGAGGCACATGTGGGATTTGTACACCCAGAGCAGCAGAAGTAGCAGCAATCGACTGCCTCGGTTTTGGCAGGAGGCTTTTGAAGCAGCTTACGAGCATTTGAGCAGTGATGTTGCCCCCGTTCGAGACGCTGCCGTTTTGGAGATTGCCAAGATGTCCATCCGCTCCATCATACTCGACCCCTTTCCCCTTCAACTTCATTCAGCG AGCAATAGAGAATTGAAAAAGAGAtccaagaaagaagaggaaagcaaCAAGGTAGCTGCAGCAGTAGCAAGTAGCTGA
- the LOC18793617 gene encoding uncharacterized protein LOC18793617 encodes MRKLCPNLDKEDGLDTVLEVPIPEEMFNSMGSNAMLRWANLRSFMKAQSHVDRSSNGKSHFSSRSNNEFMALLKLVGSPLIPLQVHCDNALTRPIKDCSIEASTAKYIVQQYVAATGGLAVLNSVKSMYAVGEMKMVGSEMRQGDDSVHVPTKGNSEVGGFVLWQKNPDLWYLELVVSGFKVSAGSDGKVAWNQSGSQPCHANKGPPRPLRRFFQGLDPRSIANLFLDAVCIGEKTINKEESFILKLETPTEILQSQSTPQTEIVHHTIWGYFSQRTGLLIQFDDTKLVKMKSRYDNVFWETTMETVIGDYRYVDGINIAHGGKTSALLYRYGHAFNQKRRIEETWKIEEVDFNICGLSMECFLPPADLKREDGGDQ; translated from the exons ATGAGGAAGCTGTGCCCTAACCTTGACAAAGAAGATGGCCTCGACACCGTCCTTGAGGTGCCAATTCCTGAGGAAATGTTCAACAGCATGGGCAGCAACGCCATGTTGCGTTGGGCAAACCTACGCTCTTTCATGAAAGCTCAGTCCCACGTCGACAGGTCTTCAAATGGTAAATCCCATTTCTCATCACGATCGAACAATGAGTTCATGGCCTTGCTTAAGCTTGTGGGCTCTCCTCTCATCCCCCTCCAGGTTCACTGCGACAATGCCCTCACCCGCCCCATTAAAGATTGTTCCATT GAGGCTTCTACGGCAAAATATATAGTGCAGCAATATGTAGCGGCGACTGGGGGACTGGCGGTATTGAACTCGGTGAAGAGTATGTACGCCGTGGGCGAGATGAAGATGGTGGGATCGGAAATGCGTCAAGGTGATGACTCTGTGCATGTGCCAACCAAAGGCAATAGTGAGGTTGGAGGGTTTGTTCTATGGCAAAAGAATCCCGACTTGTGGTACTTGGAATTGGTTGTTTCCGGCTTCAAGGTCAGCGCCGGAAGCGACGGCAAGGTTGCATGGAACCAATCCGGCTCTCAACCTTGCCATGCCAATAAAGGCCCCCCAAGACCCCTCCGTCGCTTCTTTCAG GGATTGGACCCTCGGAGCATAGCAAATCTGTTCCTAGACGCAGTATGCATAGGGGAGAAAACCATTAACAAAGAGGAATCTTTCATACTCAAGCTTGAGACCCCCACAGAGATCCTACAATCCCAAAGCACACCCCAGACGGAAATTGTTCACCACACAATATGGGGCTACTTCAGCCAACGGACGGGGCTGCTCATCCAATTCGACGACACCAAGTTGGTCAAGATGAAGTCAAGATACGACAATGTGTTTTGGGAAACGACGATGGAGACGGTGATCGGAGACTATAGATACGTGGACGGGATCAACATAGCACACGGCGGCAAGACGTCTGCCTTGCTGTACAGGTACGGGCATGCATTTAACCAGAAGAGAAGGATTGAGGAGACGTGGAAGATTGAAGAGGTTGATTTCAATATTTGTGGGTTGTCCATGGAGTGCTTTCTGCCTCCTGCAGATCTTAAGAGAGAAGACGGTGGAGATCAATAA
- the LOC18793929 gene encoding transcription repressor OFP7, with amino-acid sequence MAKHYFKLKFPRVIPLIQFCRPKHHATLPAIYRLSPVNSKALDIGYPNLLPAPPPSTPEHPSIKRRESTKPTTKSSRIGCGSCRSRSCTRYISDCNVEIKSSADYERNNNYMSPISETQKYYKKKRKENKKRAKAKAELPFMTTSSGNYGNWFSGEFEGDEENNEESETPVYSSRSFSNEFSLVLESIAEKMSDKQNSLQKKKNKKTNNVDYNNSKTKKVRRPNSDSDLKKLTSGEIGRIKTVLRPMRACRGKAGKVRESMAVVKKSEDPYEDFKRSMMEMIMEKQIFEAKELEELLHCFLTLNSRHYQGVIVEAFSEIWELLFSDPSDQLGKLKN; translated from the coding sequence ATGGCTAAACACTACTTCAAGCTCAAATTCCCTCGGGTTATTCCTCTAATCCAATTCTGTCGTCCCAAACACCATGCCACTTTACCGGCAATTTACCGGCTGTCTCCCGTCAACTCCAAAGCCTTGGACATCGGCTACCCCAACCTCCTCCCCGCCCCACCACCGTCCACACCCGAACACCCCTCCATCAAGCGCCGAGAGTCAACCAAGCCGACGACCAAATCCTCCCGCATCGGCTGCGGATCATGCAGGTCCAGGTCATGCACGCGATATATCTCTGACTGCAACGTCGAGATCAAATCATCTGCAGATTACGAGCGCAACAACAATTATATGTCCCCGATTTCGGAGACTCAAAAGTACTACAAAAAGAAACGCAAGGAGAATAAGAAGAGAGCCAAAGCAAAAGCCGAGCTTCCTTTTATGACTACTTCTTCGGGAAACTACGGTAACTGGTTCAGCGGCGAATTCGAAGGAGACGAAGAAAACAACGAAGAAAGCGAAACCCCAGTTTACTCTTCCAGAAGCTTCTCGAACGAATTCTCACTAGTGTTAGAGAGTATAGCAGAGAAAATGTCAGACAAACAGAACAGCctgcaaaagaagaagaacaagaaaactAATAATGTTGATTATAATAACAGCAAAACAAAGAAGGTTCGGAGACCCAATTCAGATTCGGATTTGAAGAAATTGACTAGTGGTGAGATTGGGAGGATAAAGACGGTGTTGCGGCCGATGAGGGCGTGCAGGGGAAAAGCAGGGAAGGTGAGAGAGAGCATGGCGGTGGTGAAGAAGTCGGAGGATCCGTACGAGGACTTTAAGAGGTCGATGATGGAGATGATCATGGAGAAGCAGATTTTCGAGGCTAAAGAGTTGGAGGAACTTCTTCACTGTTTCTTGACTTTGAACTCCCGCCACTATCAGGGGGTTATTGTGGAGGCCTTTTCTGAGATTTGGGAGCTCTTGTTTTCTGATCCTTCAGACCAATTGGGAAAGTTGAAGAActga
- the LOC18793652 gene encoding uncharacterized protein LOC18793652, giving the protein MELRSCTHLHFIQALKGGLPVKTLNVARGRPVLKFKKLIDICETLDAKNGDLFPAIPPKDEFRGLFMDRDWVMGESTRNCTVRNITIKTEREDSGFNSSDNNDGRDDLDGFGNMTLKQIKETCKSKKRKRSKSVDLNKKLEMCCPIKQEYSELQTDEEDCDLIEPLSNWKVKLSKKANAKTKSKRVKNCVSTVSQSAILTTKLEHIPSEPETFQFSQDVPTPVFDIKVEVPETDSSDFQNTTCFLGNTSLACDNQAGYCEVMPNELPETAADCVSRTGLPISLTKESQICGVDEDWYEDMEYDNPTPIQILTTSGWDIIKADDPEITSYQCFDFPLLEYNIEGHITDLVHPDIFIEAISSSQDHNFDTHETLSSEDERLYQTNSETQVQMSNMAVDDSFQCRGPINVTDGCLPEPDNRADVTSNVEASASSISDCGLGSGSCLVSAAADSPMAEEEKQSQTFPCAVAERNLSPGIFSSDGNDELTTLVNGGSPELKQQRPPQRLFQTRKIISPASQEKLCKAMKSIELQDEDISKIHRTCKGNLCFGKQAENTIGGAGGPDQIRRAIKTQNNRNSKYEKNHSHPKGIPKGSNVSAAAPRFSTGCTSIRACSESAIAFSQRQMHDIECLATKLSNELKTMKEIAEERLQREAYPATSLRYNANEARMAIKNVTRVEASARRLLSMMSRDCNRFCKIMKMADNGSNASENVANKEKKITFADEAGEKLCHVKFFENDMASFPGIDGDQEQEFLLK; this is encoded by the exons ATGGAGTTAAGAAGTTGCACTCATTTGCACTTCATCCAAGCTCTGAAAGGTGGTTTACCGGTAAAAACTCTGAATGTGGCTCGTGGAAGGCCAGTTCTCAAATTCAAGAAGTTGATAGACATATGTGAAACATTAGATGCCAAAAATGGTGATTTGTTTCCAGCAATTCCACCAAAAGATGAGTTCAGAGGCTTGTTTATGGACAGGGATTGGGTCATGGGCGAAAGTACAAGGAACTGTACTGTGCGAAATATAACAATCAAAACTGAACGTGAAGATTCTGGTTTTAATAGTAGCGACAACAATGATGGAAGAGATGATTTGGATGGTTTTGGTAATATGACACTGAAGCAGATCAAAGAGACATGCAagagcaagaaaagaaaacgttCAAAATCTGTTGATTTGaacaaaaaacttgaaatgtgCTGCCCTATAAAGCAAGAGTATTCTGAGTTGCAAACTGATGAAGAGGATTGTGATCTCATAGAGCCTCTTAGTAATTGGAAAGTCAAACTCTCAAAGAAGGCAAATGCCAAGACTAAGAGCAAGCGTGTGAAAAATTGTGTCTCTACTGTGTCTCAAAGTGCCATATTGACTACCAAATTGGAACACATCCCAAGTGAGCCGGAGACATTCCAATTCAGTCAAGATGTGCCTACACCTGTTTTTGACATTAAAGTAGAGGTTCCTGAAACTGATTCTTCAGATTTCCAAAACACAACCTGTTTTCTTGGTAATACCTCTTTGGCTTGTGACAATCAGGCGGGTTATTGTGAAGTGATGCCTAATGAATTACCTGAGACAGCTGCTGATTGTGTTTCCAGGACTGGGTTACCAATTTcattaacaaaagaaagtcAGATTTGTGGTGTTGATGAAGACTGGTACGAAGATATGGAATATGATAATCCCACGCCAATTCAGATTCTAACTACCTCAGGTTGGGATATTATTAAGGCAGATGATCCAGAGATAACCAGTTACCAGTGCTTCGATTTTCCTTTATTAGAATATAACATAGAAGGACATATCACGGATTTGGTTCACCCTGACATCTTCATTGAAGCAATATCTTCATCGCAAGATCATAATTTTGATACACATGAAACTCTTTCCTCTGAGGATGAAAGGTTATACCAGACTAACAGCGAGACCCAGGTCCAAATGTCCAATATGGCTGTTGATGATTCCTTTCAGTGCAGGGGACCTATTAATGTAACTGATGGATGCCTGCCTGAGCCTGACAACAGAGCTGATGTAACGTCTAATGTTGAAGCCAGCGCTAGCTCCATTAGTGACTGTGGCTTGGGCTCTGGTAGCTGTTTGgtttctgctgctgctgattCTCCCATGGCTGAGGAGGAGAAGCAATCCCAAACGTTTCCCTGTGCTGTTGCAGAAAGAAACTTGTCTCCGGGGATCTTTTCTTCTGATGGTAATGACGAGCTTACAACACTAGTGAATGGTGGGAGTCCTGAATTAAAGCAGCAACGTCCTCCTCAAAGGCTCTTTCAGACCAGAAAG ATCATTTCACCAGCTTCCCAAGAAAAATTGTGTAAGGCTATGAAGTCAATTGAGTTACAGGACGAAGATATCTCAAAGATACATCGCA CTTGCAAGGGGAATCTATGTTTTGGAAAACAAGCCGAGAATACAATTGGTGGAGCTGGAGGCCCTGATCAGATCAGGAGAGCTATCAAAACGCAAAACAATAGGAATTCCAAATATGAGAAGAATCATTCCCATCCTAAAGGCATCCCTAAAGGTTCTAATGTTTCTGCTGCAGCACCGCGTTTTAGCACAGGATGCACTTCTATCCGAGCCTGTTCAGAGAGTGCCATTGCATTCTCACAACGCCAGATGCATGACATTGAATGTCTTGCAACAAAACTGTCAAATGAGTTAAAGACCATGAAGGAAATTGCGGAAGAAAGATTACAGCGTGAAGCCTATCCTGCCACATCCTTGAGATACAATGCAAATGAG GCGAGGATGGCAATTAAGAATGTAACAAGAGTTGAAGCATCTGCTAGAAGATTGCTTTCCATGATGTCAAGGGACTGTAACCGGTTTTGTAAAATCATG AAAATGGCTGACAATGGTTCTAATGCTTCTGAGAACGTTGcaaacaaggaaaagaagattactTTTGCTGATGAAGCTGGGGAAAAGCTCTGTCatgtcaaattttttgagaATGACATGGCATCATTTCCGGGAATTGATGGCGATCAAGAGCAGGAATTTCTGCTTAAATAA
- the LOC18788433 gene encoding outer envelope pore protein 24B, chloroplastic, whose translation MMKASLKGKYETDKSGAAANISVFASDVKFRASLTDATFAAGPSLNGLVLAVEKPGSFIVDYNVPKKDFRFQFLNSVRVAGKPLNLNYIHSRGDNRTILDGTLVLDSANKVSANHVLGSRNGKFKYSYLHGGVTTFEPSYDLAKNSWDFAVSRRVYGDDVFRASYQTSSKLLGLEWSRNSKINGSFRVLASVNLAEEQKIPKLTAESTWDFEM comes from the exons ATGATGAAGGCATCTCTGAAGGGCAAGTACGAGACAGACAAGAGCGGCGCGGCCGCAAACATCTCCGTTTTCGCCAGCGATGTCAAGTTCCGAGCTTCACTTACCGACGCCACCTTCGCCGCCGGACCCAGCTTAAACGGCTTGGTTCTAGCCGTAGAAAAACCCGGCTCCTTCATCGTCGATTACAACGTTCCCAAAAAG GACTTTAGGTTTCAGTTCTTGAACTCAGTTAGGGTTGCTGGTAAGCCGTTGAATTTGAATTACATTCACAGCAGAGGTGACAATAGAACTATTTTGGACGGAACCCTGGTGCTCGATTCGGCCAACAAGGTATCGGCTAATCACGTGCTTGGCTCGAGGAATGGCAAGTTCAAGTACTCTTATCTGCACGGCGGCGTGACCACGTTTGAGCCCTCCTACGATTTGGCTAAGAACTCGTGGGATTTTGCGGTTTCTCGGAGGGTTTATGGTGATGATGTGTTTAGGGCTTCGTACCAGACGTCGAGCAAGCTGTTGGGGTTGGAATGGTCGAGGAATTCAAAAATTAATGGCTCTTTCAGG GTTTTAGCATCCGTCAATTTGGCTGAGGAacaaaaaatcccaaaattaaCTGCTGAGAGTACCTGGGATTTCGAGATGTGA